A region from the Ensifer canadensis genome encodes:
- a CDS encoding type IV secretion system protein VirB3, translating to MSDRLEESTLYVAATRPALFLGVPLNLAALLMMLAGLIIVVVQNPLYEIILVPLWFGSRVVVERDYNAASVALLYLRTAGRSVDAPFWGGASVSPNPIKVPRRGRGML from the coding sequence ATGAGCGACCGACTGGAAGAGAGTACTCTCTACGTAGCAGCGACACGCCCTGCATTGTTCTTGGGCGTGCCGCTGAACTTGGCGGCATTGCTCATGATGTTAGCCGGCCTGATCATCGTCGTTGTTCAGAACCCTCTTTACGAAATCATTCTTGTGCCACTGTGGTTCGGATCACGTGTTGTTGTCGAGCGCGACTACAACGCGGCCAGTGTAGCCCTACTCTATCTCCGGACGGCTGGGAGAAGCGTGGATGCGCCGTTCTGGGGCGGGGCAAGCGTCAGCCCCAATCCTATCAAAGTGCCGAGACGAGGACGAGGAATGCTTTAA
- the virB5 gene encoding pilin minor subunit VirB5, producing MKFTQLTVTTIAACLTMQAPARAQFVVTDPGNTYQAAITAGTTILNYAKTAQMLEQTIAMVGMFTTNFAVTGLLSQINQGNKYPSTNKLSEQMFDSQRPVSATARAIATDRDRAIDGSDAHAELLRGQITGAANAASVAADNLELMDKRLRENGNTLGQLSRSRNIMQATVTNGLLLKQIHDAIIQNSQATSLLTMATAQASLHAAEEAAAQRRERLETAKIFSPGL from the coding sequence ATGAAATTTACCCAACTGACAGTAACGACTATTGCCGCTTGCCTTACTATGCAGGCCCCGGCCCGAGCGCAGTTCGTTGTCACCGACCCCGGAAATACATATCAGGCAGCGATCACTGCTGGTACCACTATTCTGAACTATGCGAAGACAGCACAGATGCTCGAACAGACGATTGCGATGGTGGGGATGTTTACAACGAACTTCGCAGTCACCGGCCTGTTGAGCCAAATCAACCAGGGGAATAAGTACCCCTCGACGAATAAGCTAAGCGAGCAGATGTTTGACAGTCAGAGGCCAGTCTCGGCCACAGCACGCGCTATCGCAACGGACCGCGATCGCGCAATCGATGGCAGCGACGCACATGCAGAGTTGCTCCGTGGGCAGATCACCGGTGCTGCTAATGCCGCGAGTGTTGCAGCCGACAATCTCGAGTTGATGGACAAGCGCCTCCGCGAAAATGGCAACACGCTTGGTCAGCTGTCGCGTTCAAGGAACATTATGCAGGCAACTGTAACAAACGGATTGCTTCTCAAACAGATTCACGACGCAATCATCCAGAACAGCCAGGCTACGAGTCTGCTGACGATGGCCACTGCACAGGCCAGCCTCCACGCTGCAGAGGAGGCCGCCGCCCAGCGACGAGAACGCCTGGAAACCGCGAAAATCTTCAGCCCCGGACTATAG
- a CDS encoding VirB4 family type IV secretion/conjugal transfer ATPase, with protein MFGTNGRNERSGEIYLPYVGHLSDQVVLLEDGSVMAMAHVKGLPFEMEDVAIRNARCRAFNTLLRNIADDSVSICAHLVRHNDVALPPARHFHSGFAGSLSEAYERRVLSGKLFRNDHFLTLVVFPRTAVGKITGRFIKRNNRNENDLANQTRNLEDLWHITSGALDAYGLRRLGLREKDGVIFSEIAEALRLIMTCRATPVPVVSGSLGASIYTDRVICGKRALEIRTPGDSYVGSLFSFREYPAKTRPGMLNPLLSANFPLVLSQSFSFLTRAQAHAKLSLKSSQMTSSGDKAVSQINELAEAEDALASSEFVMGAHHLSLCVYADDLNSLANRAASARTRLTDAGAVIVQEGIGMEAAYWAQLPGNTKWRTRPGAITSRNFAGLVSFENFPSGKDSGHWGNSVARFRTNGGTPFDYLPHENDVGMTAIFGPVGKGKTTLMTFVLAMLEQSMVGHDGAIVFFDKDRGGELLVRATGGTYLALRRGVPSGLAPLRALDDTSASRDFLREWVTALIESDGRGAISPEENRRLERAIVRQLSFEPAMRSLAGLREFLLHSPSEGAGARLERWCRGNALGWAFDGEVDEVRLHASITGFDMTQILEYEEVCAPAAAYLLHRVGAVVDGRRFVMCCDEFRFYLLNPQFAAVVDKFLLTVRKNNGMLILATQQPEHVLESPLGASLVAQCMTKIFYPSPTADRSAYVGGLKCTEGEYQAVREQMAIGSRKFLLKRESGSVICEFDLGEMREYVAVLSGRANTVRFADQLRARHGDAPGAWVDEFMARYQEVQD; from the coding sequence ATGTTCGGCACAAATGGCAGGAACGAGAGGTCTGGTGAGATATATCTACCATATGTCGGCCACCTCAGCGATCAGGTTGTCCTTCTCGAAGACGGCTCAGTCATGGCTATGGCACACGTCAAAGGTTTGCCCTTCGAAATGGAAGACGTTGCCATCCGCAATGCACGCTGCCGAGCGTTCAATACGCTCTTACGCAACATTGCCGATGATAGTGTATCAATATGTGCTCATCTGGTCCGACATAACGACGTGGCGTTGCCCCCGGCGCGGCACTTTCATAGCGGGTTTGCTGGTAGTCTGAGCGAAGCTTATGAGCGGCGTGTGCTGTCCGGAAAACTCTTTCGAAACGATCATTTCCTCACCTTGGTCGTGTTTCCCCGAACTGCGGTCGGTAAAATCACGGGCCGGTTCATCAAGCGGAACAATAGAAACGAGAACGATTTAGCAAATCAGACGCGGAACCTGGAAGATCTGTGGCACATCACTAGTGGCGCCCTCGACGCCTATGGTCTCCGCCGGCTTGGTCTCCGCGAGAAAGATGGCGTGATTTTCTCGGAAATCGCGGAGGCGCTCCGACTTATAATGACCTGCCGTGCCACTCCGGTTCCAGTGGTTAGTGGTTCACTGGGCGCTTCGATTTATACCGACCGAGTAATCTGCGGCAAGCGGGCACTGGAGATTCGAACCCCGGGAGATAGCTACGTTGGCTCATTGTTCTCATTTCGAGAATATCCGGCAAAGACGCGGCCAGGCATGCTCAATCCGCTATTGTCCGCGAATTTCCCGCTCGTGTTGAGCCAAAGTTTCTCCTTCCTCACGCGTGCACAGGCCCATGCCAAACTCAGCCTCAAGTCCAGTCAAATGACGAGTTCCGGTGACAAGGCCGTCTCCCAAATCAATGAACTCGCCGAGGCAGAGGACGCGTTGGCAAGCAGCGAATTCGTAATGGGCGCGCATCATTTGAGCCTGTGCGTGTATGCCGATGATCTCAATAGCCTTGCCAACCGCGCCGCAAGCGCCCGCACGCGATTGACGGATGCGGGCGCCGTTATCGTCCAAGAGGGTATTGGTATGGAGGCGGCTTATTGGGCGCAACTTCCGGGGAACACCAAGTGGCGCACGCGACCCGGGGCGATCACCTCACGCAATTTCGCGGGCCTTGTCTCGTTCGAGAATTTCCCAAGTGGCAAGGATTCCGGCCACTGGGGCAACTCGGTTGCGCGCTTCCGCACCAATGGTGGAACCCCTTTCGACTACCTCCCTCACGAGAATGACGTGGGTATGACGGCAATATTCGGACCCGTCGGAAAAGGCAAAACAACGCTCATGACCTTTGTCCTTGCGATGCTCGAACAGAGCATGGTTGGACACGATGGTGCGATTGTCTTCTTTGACAAGGACCGCGGTGGTGAACTGCTGGTACGTGCCACGGGAGGCACGTATCTGGCGTTACGTAGAGGCGTTCCCAGTGGCCTGGCGCCTCTACGGGCCCTGGACGATACGTCGGCCTCCCGAGACTTTCTGCGCGAGTGGGTGACAGCCTTGATCGAGAGCGATGGACGGGGAGCTATTTCGCCGGAAGAGAACCGCCGCCTGGAACGCGCCATCGTCCGGCAGCTTTCATTTGAGCCCGCTATGCGTTCCCTCGCGGGCCTACGCGAATTCCTATTACACAGCCCGTCCGAAGGCGCAGGAGCGCGACTGGAGCGGTGGTGCAGAGGAAACGCGCTCGGTTGGGCCTTCGATGGCGAGGTGGATGAAGTAAGACTGCATGCCTCCATTACCGGCTTCGATATGACACAGATTCTGGAGTACGAAGAGGTTTGCGCGCCGGCGGCCGCATACCTCCTCCATCGCGTGGGCGCTGTTGTGGATGGCCGTCGCTTTGTCATGTGTTGCGACGAGTTTCGATTTTATTTATTAAACCCTCAGTTCGCTGCAGTTGTAGACAAGTTCTTGCTCACTGTTCGCAAGAATAACGGCATGTTGATACTCGCAACACAGCAGCCTGAGCATGTTCTCGAATCGCCCCTCGGAGCCAGTCTCGTGGCACAATGCATGACAAAAATTTTCTATCCATCTCCGACGGCGGATCGATCAGCCTATGTCGGCGGCTTAAAGTGTACCGAAGGAGAATATCAAGCCGTTCGCGAGCAGATGGCAATCGGGAGCCGCAAATTTCTGCTTAAGCGCGAGAGCGGAAGCGTTATCTGCGAATTCGACCTCGGCGAGATGCGCGAATATGTCGCCGTGCTATCGGGTCGGGCCAACACGGTGCGTTTTGCCGATCAGCTCCGTGCCAGACACGGGGATGCTCCTGGTGCGTGGGTAGACGAGTTCATGGCCCGTTACCAAGAAGTTCAAGACTGA
- the virB2 gene encoding pilin major subunit VirB2: protein MASLNKHRARLSPVAFLKAMSRTAVDHAPAAGGAAVWSIVCSGPATAQVTGGTDPATMVNNICAFILGPFGQSLAVLGIVAIGISWMFGRASLGLVAGVIGGIVIMFGASFLGKALIGAG from the coding sequence ATGGCGTCACTTAACAAACATCGTGCGCGTTTGAGTCCTGTTGCTTTCTTGAAAGCCATGTCGCGCACAGCGGTTGACCATGCGCCCGCTGCCGGCGGAGCGGCGGTGTGGAGCATTGTCTGCTCCGGGCCAGCGACGGCGCAAGTGACGGGGGGGACCGACCCTGCCACAATGGTGAATAATATCTGTGCATTCATCCTTGGTCCCTTCGGACAGTCTCTGGCTGTGCTCGGCATCGTCGCCATCGGCATATCGTGGATGTTCGGCCGTGCTTCACTCGGTCTCGTTGCCGGTGTCATCGGGGGGATCGTTATCATGTTCGGGGCCAGCTTCCTTGGTAAAGCCCTCATAGGGGCCGGATGA
- a CDS encoding type IV secretion system lytic transglycosylase VirB1, with translation MLNAALPLAVAILASMCVSSNAAPISLREFERLARGCAPQVNPSTLAAIAKVESGFDPLAAHDNTTGESLHWNDQTQARQSVRARLEAQHSIDVGLMQINSKNFSVLNLTIEKAFQPCISLVAAAHLLESRYAGGDTAAEKQLALRQAISAYNTGDLTRGFANGYVQKVESAAREIVPPLVGCPEKADEKPISEKIWDVWGSLEPDLSAGDLISLPALQKPGDHEHLEKQHIIFD, from the coding sequence ATGTTAAACGCAGCTTTGCCCTTGGCTGTCGCCATCTTGGCCTCGATGTGCGTATCGAGCAACGCCGCGCCAATCTCCTTGCGTGAGTTCGAGCGCCTTGCACGCGGATGCGCGCCGCAGGTAAATCCGTCTACGCTTGCCGCAATCGCCAAGGTTGAAAGCGGCTTTGATCCGCTTGCGGCACATGACAACACCACCGGAGAGAGCCTTCACTGGAACGATCAAACGCAAGCGCGCCAGAGCGTCAGAGCCCGCCTCGAGGCACAACATTCAATCGACGTTGGGCTTATGCAGATCAACAGTAAGAACTTTTCCGTCCTCAATCTCACGATAGAAAAGGCCTTTCAGCCCTGTATTTCACTTGTGGCCGCGGCGCACTTGCTTGAAAGCCGCTATGCCGGCGGCGACACTGCCGCAGAAAAGCAGTTGGCGCTTCGCCAGGCAATCTCGGCCTACAACACGGGTGACCTGACGCGCGGATTTGCGAACGGTTATGTGCAGAAGGTTGAGTCAGCCGCTCGAGAGATCGTGCCACCGCTGGTCGGATGTCCGGAAAAGGCTGATGAAAAGCCGATCTCGGAAAAAATATGGGATGTGTGGGGTTCGTTAGAGCCAGACTTATCGGCAGGCGATCTCATCAGCCTCCCCGCACTCCAGAAGCCTGGAGACCATGAACATCTCGAAAAACAACATATTATATTCGATTAA